The Thermococcus sp. genome has a window encoding:
- a CDS encoding carbohydrate ABC transporter permease, with amino-acid sequence MVKVSTRYKVSINLVAWLIGVILFIPLLALIMASVRPFAEIVNGWWNLHNAHFTLVNYKQVWDAGFWRYILNSLLIATFATILPILIAGMAAYGFTSFSFPVKTLLFLTLVAIQVVPQQAVIVPLLKLFRDLHMYNQYYGIILVHSTFALPWTIFFLRNFFKAIPKDYEEAARIDGLGDVGIYFRIILPIALPAVISVAVVQFIFVWQDLFFALTLLRPDKWPVSAGVTTFISRYNPNWGQLTAAGTLSIIVPILVYVLLQKYYMKGVTGGIKG; translated from the coding sequence GTGGTTAAGGTTAGCACAAGGTACAAGGTCTCTATAAACCTAGTAGCTTGGTTGATCGGAGTAATCCTTTTTATACCTCTCCTTGCGTTGATTATGGCATCGGTCAGACCATTCGCGGAGATTGTCAATGGATGGTGGAATCTTCACAATGCCCATTTCACGCTCGTGAATTACAAACAGGTTTGGGATGCTGGTTTCTGGAGGTATATTCTTAATTCTCTTCTTATTGCAACCTTTGCAACGATCTTACCAATTCTTATAGCGGGCATGGCTGCATATGGTTTTACGTCCTTCAGTTTTCCAGTTAAGACTTTACTCTTTCTAACGCTTGTTGCTATTCAGGTCGTTCCTCAGCAGGCAGTTATAGTCCCCCTTCTTAAGCTCTTCAGGGATCTCCATATGTACAACCAATACTATGGGATAATCCTCGTTCATTCAACTTTCGCACTTCCATGGACGATCTTTTTCCTCCGTAATTTCTTCAAAGCGATTCCTAAGGACTATGAGGAAGCTGCAAGAATAGATGGTCTTGGCGACGTTGGAATATATTTTAGAATCATACTTCCTATCGCACTTCCTGCAGTGATAAGCGTGGCAGTTGTTCAGTTTATCTTTGTCTGGCAAGACCTGTTCTTTGCACTAACTCTGCTTCGTCCAGACAAGTGGCCGGTCTCAGCTGGAGTCACGACTTTTATAAGTCGCTATAATCCCAACTGGGGTCAGTTAACAGCTGCAGGGACTCTCTCAATAATAGTCCCAATACTTGTGTACGTGTTGCTTCAGAAATATTACATGAAAGGTGTTACTGGGGGAATCAAAGGATGA
- a CDS encoding sugar ABC transporter permease, giving the protein MGGRRWLTKDFFILMTPAFVLLLVFIIYPLFNTFYLSFTHWDGMTSPKFVGLANYREMIHDQLFWTSVKNNFFIFIVFLPLVTIIGLGFAVLLHNKAVVGRNVLRGLVMLGMVMPMTVVGIVWMLLLDPHAGIVNKILEMVGVAPRAWIQDPSTAIYFVIIGSLWAWQGFTTTVFLAGLEGLDVEVLEAAWIDGANAWQRFRYVILPLLKPALIVVVTMSAIYILKVFDLIYVLSGGESVPMYLFVLAYIVYYEIFYNFRWGYAAAIATLLTVSVFVFSLGMLKRMISERGVESG; this is encoded by the coding sequence ATGGGCGGAAGGAGATGGTTGACTAAAGATTTCTTTATCCTGATGACGCCCGCTTTTGTACTTCTTTTAGTTTTTATCATATATCCTCTGTTTAACACATTTTATCTCAGCTTTACACATTGGGATGGAATGACGTCTCCAAAATTCGTTGGGCTCGCAAACTACCGAGAGATGATTCATGATCAGCTATTTTGGACGTCTGTTAAAAACAACTTCTTTATCTTCATAGTGTTTCTCCCCCTTGTTACTATCATAGGGTTGGGTTTTGCAGTTCTTCTTCATAATAAAGCTGTAGTTGGGAGAAACGTTCTTAGAGGTCTTGTAATGCTTGGCATGGTTATGCCTATGACCGTTGTTGGTATTGTCTGGATGCTACTTCTTGATCCTCATGCTGGAATCGTGAATAAGATTCTTGAAATGGTTGGTGTTGCTCCTAGGGCATGGATACAAGATCCTTCAACTGCTATTTACTTTGTCATAATAGGTTCTCTCTGGGCGTGGCAAGGCTTCACAACAACGGTTTTTCTTGCAGGACTTGAGGGATTGGACGTTGAAGTTCTCGAAGCCGCGTGGATTGATGGGGCTAACGCTTGGCAGAGATTTAGATATGTTATTCTGCCTCTATTGAAGCCCGCTCTAATAGTTGTTGTCACGATGAGTGCAATCTATATTCTTAAGGTATTTGATCTTATCTACGTGCTCTCGGGCGGAGAGTCCGTTCCAATGTATTTGTTTGTGCTGGCGTACATAGTTTACTACGAGATCTTCTACAACTTCCGGTGGGGTTATGCTGCTGCCATAGCGACACTGCTCACAGTCTCGGTCTTTGTGTTCTCACTGGGAATGTTGAAAAGAATGATAAGTGAGAGGGGTGTTGAGAGTGGTTAA
- a CDS encoding carbohydrate kinase, with the protein MIVSVGEVLIDMIALEDKPLAMVERFERHPGGAPANVAVGLSRLNVESVLISKVGRDPFGEFLARSLEKEGVKAVLSVDEQRHTGVVFVQLIGAKPEFILYDGVAYFNLREDEIPLEILMNSGAVHFGTVMFAREPSRSAVFKVIENLKGKTTLSYDVNIRLDLWKGREEEMLKDIKRALGLADIVKLGWEEYRYLAEKGINVEDFSAKLIAITLGSKGSMLISMEERVEVPPLKVEAVDTTGAGDAFMAGLLAALYYSGSLKAGKFEKDLLWKIGKFANLVAGLSVTRRGAWSVPRLDDIKTTPEFKALRGRI; encoded by the coding sequence ATGATAGTGAGCGTAGGTGAAGTCTTAATCGATATGATAGCGCTTGAAGACAAGCCGCTGGCCATGGTTGAGAGATTTGAGAGACATCCAGGAGGGGCCCCCGCAAACGTTGCGGTGGGCCTCTCTAGACTTAACGTTGAGAGCGTTCTCATAAGTAAGGTCGGAAGAGACCCATTCGGTGAGTTTCTCGCTAGATCATTGGAAAAAGAAGGTGTAAAGGCCGTCCTTTCTGTAGATGAACAAAGACATACTGGGGTCGTTTTTGTTCAGCTTATCGGGGCAAAACCCGAGTTTATTCTCTATGACGGTGTTGCTTACTTCAACCTCAGGGAAGATGAGATCCCCCTTGAGATCCTCATGAATTCAGGGGCAGTTCACTTTGGAACAGTCATGTTTGCCCGGGAACCCTCTAGGAGTGCTGTCTTCAAAGTCATTGAGAATCTCAAAGGGAAGACTACCCTCAGCTATGACGTTAACATAAGGCTAGATCTCTGGAAGGGTCGTGAGGAGGAGATGCTTAAGGACATAAAGAGGGCCTTGGGGCTAGCGGACATAGTTAAACTCGGTTGGGAAGAATACAGATACCTTGCGGAGAAAGGAATAAACGTCGAGGATTTCAGCGCGAAGCTTATAGCCATAACACTAGGCTCAAAGGGTTCCATGCTGATTTCTATGGAAGAGAGAGTGGAAGTTCCTCCTTTAAAGGTTGAGGCCGTGGACACCACGGGGGCGGGCGATGCATTTATGGCAGGTCTTCTGGCAGCACTTTATTATTCTGGATCCCTGAAAGCTGGAAAATTCGAGAAGGATCTTCTCTGGAAGATTGGAAAATTTGCTAACCTCGTGGCTGGACTGTCTGTCACTAGAAGGGGTGCATGGAGCGTTCCAAGACTTGATGATATAAAAACGACTCCTGAATTCAAGGCCCTTAGGGGGAGGATCTGA
- a CDS encoding DUF3213 domain-containing protein yields MKMAVKPEKELVRLNLKFGNINWEKGTIKQYELSKELGVWRVFINGYAKNGFVIFDEETMPREKVLEMLKDLEPEVLGIENLTVEELIEKSMSWNNIIGKQ; encoded by the coding sequence ATGAAAATGGCAGTTAAACCCGAGAAAGAGCTCGTTAGGCTCAACCTAAAATTCGGGAACATTAACTGGGAGAAGGGTACAATTAAACAGTATGAACTCAGTAAGGAGCTCGGTGTCTGGAGAGTTTTTATCAATGGCTACGCTAAAAACGGCTTTGTAATTTTTGATGAGGAGACCATGCCGAGAGAGAAAGTTCTTGAAATGCTTAAGGATTTGGAGCCTGAAGTCCTCGGAATAGAGAACTTAACCGTTGAGGAACTCATTGAAAAAAGCATGAGCTGGAACAACATTATTGGGAAACAGTGA
- a CDS encoding extracellular solute-binding protein, translating into MGRKTLSIAMAFVVLLAVVAAGCITGSTTSSSSASSTGSPTTTVSPTTSQQKQVTVVIYGQWGGVEGQNFESALKVYEQEHPNVKIKYVVQSKLRDAVLTELATGSPSFDIAILPWPALIKELGQKGQLEPLNSIVSYYNGEIQKDLLNMVKVGDTYYAIPIKAWAKPGIWYNVHDFEKYNLTPPKTLDQLKQDCKVFEEHGIQPMASGAADKWPLSDIFEAVLIRIGGPQLHNDLMLHKVKWTDPRVLEAFKILRDLIKEGCYGNPQTAIGEKWEAQVPRLANGQVAMYFMGNWIVLMLEKEGAKPGTDFGLIPFPVINQSAKFAIVAGGDWVVIPKNAPHKEAAMELAKWLAGPQYQEIMVKKKGYLAPNLKVPLSAYDPMDAKVVEWMKEYGIVPDLDDNAPPGFQPIIWNKLFEFWANPDNYKQIAEQLEQYAEQYYKS; encoded by the coding sequence ATGGGTAGGAAAACCTTGAGTATTGCAATGGCTTTTGTTGTTTTACTTGCCGTTGTTGCGGCTGGGTGTATCACAGGTTCAACAACATCTAGTTCTTCAGCGAGTTCCACAGGTTCTCCGACAACAACAGTTTCCCCCACAACTTCCCAGCAAAAACAGGTTACCGTTGTTATATACGGCCAGTGGGGTGGCGTTGAGGGCCAGAACTTCGAGAGTGCCCTAAAGGTATATGAGCAGGAGCATCCTAACGTCAAGATAAAGTACGTTGTTCAGTCCAAGCTTAGGGACGCTGTTCTTACTGAACTTGCTACTGGCTCACCGTCCTTTGACATTGCGATTCTCCCGTGGCCCGCCCTTATAAAGGAATTAGGTCAAAAGGGTCAGCTTGAGCCTCTAAACAGTATCGTTAGTTACTACAACGGAGAAATTCAAAAAGATCTTCTTAACATGGTTAAGGTCGGGGACACTTACTATGCAATTCCCATAAAAGCTTGGGCAAAACCAGGAATATGGTATAACGTTCACGATTTTGAGAAGTATAATTTGACACCACCAAAGACCCTCGATCAACTTAAGCAGGACTGTAAGGTGTTTGAAGAACACGGAATACAGCCTATGGCTAGTGGCGCAGCCGATAAGTGGCCACTCTCAGACATCTTTGAAGCGGTTCTCATCAGAATAGGAGGTCCACAACTCCACAACGATTTAATGCTCCACAAGGTTAAATGGACTGATCCTCGTGTTCTTGAGGCCTTTAAGATACTTCGCGACCTTATAAAGGAAGGCTGCTACGGTAACCCCCAGACGGCCATAGGTGAAAAATGGGAAGCCCAAGTTCCAAGGCTCGCCAACGGCCAGGTGGCCATGTACTTTATGGGCAACTGGATTGTTCTCATGCTTGAGAAAGAAGGAGCCAAACCGGGAACCGACTTTGGACTGATACCGTTCCCAGTCATAAATCAGAGCGCCAAGTTCGCCATTGTTGCAGGTGGAGACTGGGTGGTTATTCCAAAGAACGCCCCACACAAAGAAGCTGCCATGGAGCTCGCTAAGTGGCTCGCCGGACCGCAGTATCAAGAGATCATGGTCAAAAAGAAAGGCTACCTCGCCCCTAACCTCAAGGTTCCTCTTAGTGCCTACGATCCGATGGACGCTAAGGTAGTTGAATGGATGAAGGAGTATGGTATTGTACCTGATCTCGATGACAACGCACCACCGGGGTTCCAGCCCATAATCTGGAACAAGCTCTTTGAGTTCTGGGCTAATCCTGACAATTACAAGCAGATAGCCGAACAGCTTGAGCAGTATGCTGAGCAGTACTACAAATCATGA
- the udg gene encoding type-4 uracil-DNA glycosylase: protein MSKEELMRKLEEKIRNCQKCPLGKLRTNAVPGAGSYDAKVMFVGEAPGYWEDKKGLPFVGRAGKVLDELLEMIGLSREEVYITNVVKCRPPENRDPTEEEIKACAPYLDRQIDIIQPRVIVPLGRYSMRYILEKFGFKPEPISKIHGRAFEARTLFGKIIIMPMYHPAAALYRPQIREELEKDFVKLAKVLENAK from the coding sequence ATGAGCAAGGAAGAGCTTATGCGTAAGCTCGAAGAGAAGATTCGCAACTGCCAGAAATGTCCCCTTGGCAAGTTAAGAACCAACGCCGTCCCCGGGGCTGGAAGCTACGACGCCAAGGTAATGTTCGTTGGGGAGGCTCCTGGGTATTGGGAAGACAAAAAGGGGTTGCCTTTCGTTGGTAGAGCCGGTAAGGTTCTTGACGAGCTTTTGGAGATGATAGGCCTCAGCAGGGAAGAGGTTTACATAACCAATGTAGTCAAATGCCGTCCCCCAGAAAACCGCGACCCAACAGAGGAAGAAATTAAGGCCTGCGCTCCCTACCTCGACAGACAGATTGACATAATTCAGCCAAGGGTAATCGTCCCCCTCGGGAGATACTCAATGAGATACATACTGGAGAAGTTTGGCTTCAAGCCAGAACCGATAAGCAAAATCCACGGGAGAGCCTTTGAAGCAAGAACCCTCTTCGGGAAGATAATCATAATGCCAATGTATCATCCGGCAGCTGCCCTCTACAGGCCCCAGATAAGGGAAGAGCTCGAGAAGGATTTCGTCAAACTGGCAAAAGTTCTTGAAAATGCTAAGTAA
- the tes gene encoding tetraether lipid synthase Tes: MAEHVGEIPSGEKEFEQLTRRLRDIVEFPEISEEEFENMLKNASRVYGGPLPHRTYSLCPETRRVVPALVWESDGKVWITKRCPEGMITDLYYESVEQYYRFQRWKYDFKLKSVNVENTGVNCPFDCGLCARHRSHTNLLNIVLTNRCNLSCWYCFFYAKEGQPIYEPTLEQIRMMLRNAKKQYPIGANAVQFTGGEPTLRDDLIEILKMAKEEGYDHVQLNTDGIKLAFEPELVKKIREAGTNTLYLSYDGMTPQTNWKNHWEIPLIFENVRKAGGPGIVLVPTTIRNINDHELGAIINFGLNHLDIVRGVNFQPISLVGRVPKKERQRFRITIPGAIKRIEEQTNGVIEMNDWYPIPIAGHIARFFEAFTGSRYYMTSHYCCGAATYIFLDREHKRVIPISRFLDVEGFVEYLEEKAEEIEQWKKLGKLQKLKLGAEIFLKFRSFYDDRYAPKGLKVLDLIKNAFMHGNYDALGKFHENALFIGMMHFMDEYNYDVERVERCVIHYAMPDGRVVPFCTFNVIPELYRDKVQAQFSYSWEEWKKLHPDWDYWSDKYFRSKEFVEKMKKSELYRKTYIDIEDYFGTIKTKV, from the coding sequence ATGGCTGAGCACGTTGGTGAGATACCAAGCGGGGAAAAGGAGTTTGAACAGCTCACGAGAAGGCTTAGGGACATTGTTGAGTTCCCTGAAATAAGTGAAGAAGAATTTGAAAACATGCTCAAAAACGCGAGCAGGGTTTACGGTGGGCCCCTTCCCCACAGGACCTACTCACTCTGTCCCGAGACGAGGCGTGTCGTTCCCGCCTTGGTATGGGAGAGTGACGGTAAGGTCTGGATAACCAAACGCTGTCCCGAGGGAATGATAACAGACCTCTACTACGAGAGCGTTGAGCAATACTACCGCTTCCAGCGCTGGAAGTACGATTTTAAGCTCAAGAGCGTGAACGTTGAAAACACCGGTGTTAACTGTCCCTTTGACTGTGGTCTCTGTGCCAGGCATCGCTCCCATACAAACCTGCTCAATATAGTTCTCACCAACCGCTGTAATCTCTCTTGCTGGTACTGCTTCTTCTACGCAAAGGAGGGCCAGCCGATTTACGAGCCGACGCTTGAGCAGATTAGGATGATGCTCCGCAACGCCAAGAAGCAGTATCCAATTGGAGCCAACGCCGTTCAGTTCACCGGCGGTGAGCCGACCCTCAGAGATGACCTCATTGAAATACTTAAGATGGCCAAGGAAGAGGGTTACGACCACGTTCAGCTCAACACGGACGGGATAAAGCTCGCCTTTGAGCCCGAACTTGTAAAGAAAATCCGAGAGGCCGGAACGAATACTCTCTACCTGAGTTATGATGGAATGACGCCACAGACCAACTGGAAAAACCACTGGGAGATTCCACTTATCTTCGAGAACGTGAGGAAGGCCGGTGGGCCGGGAATAGTTCTGGTTCCAACCACCATAAGAAATATCAACGACCACGAGCTTGGGGCGATAATCAACTTCGGTCTGAACCACCTCGATATCGTCAGGGGCGTTAACTTCCAGCCGATTTCCCTCGTCGGAAGGGTTCCGAAAAAGGAGCGCCAGCGCTTCAGGATAACGATTCCGGGAGCCATAAAGAGGATTGAAGAACAGACCAACGGCGTCATAGAGATGAACGACTGGTACCCGATTCCGATAGCGGGCCACATAGCGCGCTTCTTCGAGGCATTCACTGGTTCGCGCTACTACATGACGAGCCACTACTGCTGTGGCGCGGCAACGTACATCTTCCTCGACAGGGAACACAAGAGGGTCATTCCGATAAGCCGGTTCCTTGACGTTGAGGGCTTCGTTGAGTACCTCGAGGAGAAGGCCGAGGAGATAGAGCAGTGGAAGAAGCTCGGCAAGCTCCAGAAGCTCAAATTGGGAGCTGAGATATTCCTCAAGTTCAGGAGCTTCTACGACGACAGGTACGCTCCAAAGGGTCTCAAGGTCCTTGACCTCATAAAGAACGCCTTCATGCACGGCAACTACGACGCCCTCGGCAAGTTCCACGAGAACGCACTCTTCATCGGAATGATGCACTTCATGGACGAGTACAACTACGATGTGGAAAGGGTGGAGCGCTGTGTAATTCACTACGCGATGCCCGACGGAAGGGTGGTGCCATTCTGTACCTTCAACGTGATTCCAGAGCTCTACAGGGACAAGGTCCAGGCCCAGTTCAGCTACAGCTGGGAGGAGTGGAAGAAACTCCACCCTGACTGGGACTACTGGAGCGACAAGTACTTCCGCTCGAAGGAGTTCGTCGAGAAGATGAAGAAGAGCGAGCTCTACAGGAAGACTTACATTGACATCGAGGACTACTTTGGGACGATAAAGACGAAGGTGTGA
- a CDS encoding DUF2139 domain-containing protein, whose protein sequence is MHLPNWSFPGRYGPEWGSGGIFGLKYHNGVLYFTLAFEAESHFIELKSGDENVYSFTMIGQAPRSGGDTYNAVETVDEFIYFGGWVHAPARYLKGRISFVNKYSHVHVYDTENQEVKLIWKDSIHQTTQWAGEVGDILYDPYNDRLLLAREDGHANLGVYSLDRHSGKTKRLLEEPSPKGTLVHDVAVFGIGSNFSGGVEEFGVLDLETHKWEFLKPGKSLDSRPVERPELGCMASAYNRVFAFVRGGFFVGSPFLEEEFTFYRLFDFPTFYAPFRVNALNVGGGILTAYNSYHDVSFENVRWGKFTHLVAGPSVLLYIIPPMVKIVGTFGARVTSIEKVGGKLLIATNNASNTGATEATPFDTGNRDIVLLDEKILEEKPPVVSFSSPLPNGRPFGGIPLDGYRRPRIIFYLKGDNRLTVYEYDVSTSPLEPSVEHIELVEGKNVIPLDSFSGIVSFELEKSDSEGKFKIDLR, encoded by the coding sequence ATGCACCTCCCGAATTGGTCTTTTCCAGGGCGATACGGGCCAGAATGGGGAAGCGGAGGTATATTTGGACTTAAGTACCACAATGGGGTTCTATATTTTACTCTAGCTTTTGAAGCTGAATCTCACTTTATCGAACTAAAAAGTGGGGACGAAAACGTTTACTCGTTTACTATGATAGGACAAGCTCCCAGAAGTGGTGGTGACACCTACAACGCCGTTGAGACTGTTGATGAATTTATATACTTCGGTGGCTGGGTTCATGCTCCCGCTAGATACCTCAAAGGCAGAATCAGTTTTGTGAATAAATATTCCCACGTTCACGTTTATGATACCGAGAACCAAGAAGTGAAGCTCATATGGAAGGACTCCATACATCAAACAACCCAATGGGCAGGAGAAGTTGGTGATATCCTGTATGATCCCTATAATGACAGGCTTCTACTAGCTAGAGAGGACGGACATGCTAATCTTGGAGTTTACTCCCTAGACAGGCACAGCGGAAAAACGAAAAGACTCTTAGAGGAGCCCTCACCAAAGGGAACTTTAGTTCATGATGTGGCGGTTTTCGGCATTGGAAGTAATTTTTCCGGGGGAGTTGAAGAATTCGGGGTATTAGACCTTGAAACCCACAAATGGGAGTTTTTAAAGCCCGGTAAAAGCCTCGATTCGAGACCTGTGGAGAGGCCCGAACTGGGTTGCATGGCCAGCGCTTATAACAGGGTATTTGCTTTTGTTAGGGGAGGATTTTTTGTTGGAAGCCCCTTTTTAGAGGAGGAATTCACCTTTTACCGCCTCTTTGATTTTCCTACATTCTACGCGCCCTTTAGGGTTAATGCGCTTAACGTCGGTGGGGGAATCTTAACTGCCTACAACTCTTATCATGACGTTTCGTTCGAAAACGTTAGATGGGGCAAGTTCACTCATCTCGTTGCCGGACCGAGCGTTCTCCTATACATAATCCCTCCGATGGTGAAGATAGTGGGAACCTTCGGAGCGAGGGTGACCAGTATCGAGAAAGTGGGTGGGAAGCTACTCATCGCGACTAACAATGCCTCAAACACAGGAGCAACTGAGGCAACGCCCTTTGATACCGGAAACAGGGACATAGTATTGCTTGATGAAAAAATCCTGGAGGAGAAACCGCCTGTGGTTAGCTTCTCCTCTCCCCTCCCCAATGGCAGACCCTTTGGAGGAATCCCCCTTGATGGTTATCGTAGACCCAGAATAATCTTCTACCTCAAGGGGGACAACCGGCTGACTGTCTACGAATACGATGTCTCAACGTCCCCATTAGAACCATCAGTTGAGCATATTGAGCTCGTGGAAGGTAAAAATGTTATTCCTCTCGATTCTTTTTCTGGAATAGTGAGTTTTGAATTGGAAAAAAGCGATTCAGAGGGAAAGTTCAAAATCGACCTGCGCTGA
- a CDS encoding beta-galactosidase, which yields MYWWKAFDKNEVYEDFTSIRDIGLKLVRIFLLWEDFQPKPEIVSDSALSNLGTVLDIADELGLKVIPTFFVGHMSGVNWLPPWLLSDKPHERFLTYSNGRLVDLGATNIYEDPAVLEAEKLLVETVGREFSSHKAIHSWDISNEIDNVLIPRTPEVALKWLSFIYETLKEVSSKPITFGVHQEDIEGDKHFRIPDIAPWNDYLCMHAYSVYSGFTNPLDPYFVPFACVLTRELGNKEVLMEEFGMPTTQEKTKRIRSATGKEIRFHYLINEREASTWLEKTVRLLQIFGCMGAVYWNFSDYHPSLWQKPPFDRAIHERFFGLFRSDGTPKSLVFVLKRLSEDPDPPQRIEPNLNVPENYYSNPKENLKLLYAQFREAVGDDI from the coding sequence ATGTACTGGTGGAAGGCCTTTGACAAAAATGAAGTTTATGAGGATTTCACTAGTATAAGGGATATTGGACTCAAGCTTGTTAGGATTTTTCTTCTCTGGGAAGATTTTCAGCCAAAACCGGAAATTGTTTCTGATTCTGCTCTCTCAAATCTCGGTACCGTTCTTGACATAGCAGACGAGCTTGGACTTAAAGTGATCCCCACGTTCTTTGTGGGACATATGAGTGGAGTTAACTGGCTTCCTCCGTGGTTGCTTTCGGACAAGCCCCATGAAAGGTTCCTGACGTATTCCAATGGAAGGCTTGTTGATCTAGGGGCAACCAACATATATGAAGATCCAGCCGTACTAGAAGCTGAAAAACTTCTAGTTGAGACTGTTGGGCGAGAGTTCTCCTCCCACAAAGCCATTCATAGCTGGGATATTTCAAATGAGATTGATAACGTTTTAATCCCAAGAACACCCGAAGTTGCCCTGAAGTGGCTTTCATTCATCTATGAAACTCTTAAAGAGGTTTCCTCCAAGCCGATAACGTTTGGAGTACACCAAGAAGACATTGAGGGGGATAAACATTTTCGCATTCCGGATATAGCGCCATGGAACGACTATCTCTGTATGCACGCTTACTCGGTCTACTCTGGATTTACCAATCCCCTAGATCCATATTTTGTTCCTTTTGCATGTGTGCTCACTAGGGAACTTGGAAATAAAGAAGTGCTTATGGAAGAGTTTGGGATGCCAACAACACAGGAGAAAACAAAAAGAATTCGCTCAGCAACGGGAAAAGAAATAAGATTTCACTATCTAATAAACGAGAGAGAGGCCTCCACATGGCTCGAAAAGACAGTAAGACTTTTGCAAATCTTTGGATGCATGGGGGCAGTTTATTGGAACTTTTCTGACTACCATCCAAGTCTGTGGCAGAAGCCTCCTTTTGATCGAGCAATTCACGAGAGGTTCTTTGGTCTTTTCAGAAGTGACGGAACACCAAAATCTCTAGTGTTCGTTCTTAAAAGGCTAAGCGAGGATCCAGACCCTCCCCAAAGAATTGAACCCAATCTTAATGTCCCAGAGAACTATTATTCAAATCCAAAGGAAAACTTAAAGCTACTTTACGCCCAGTTCAGGGAGGCAGTAGGTGATGACATATGA